From Tiliqua scincoides isolate rTilSci1 chromosome 2, rTilSci1.hap2, whole genome shotgun sequence, the proteins below share one genomic window:
- the GPR84 gene encoding G-protein coupled receptor 84, with protein MCSKQSLSTAQVQSSQPFHQKHILEALLPKMADNFSCYDPSIVGYRYVSVSWGIVVTVVGTVGNILTLLAYAAETKLQTRFNSLIVNLTLADLLYCTFLQPFSVDSYLHLHWRAGADFCRVFGMLLFVSNSVSILTLCLIAISRYLIIANTALFDRIFSRLGVVLIILMSWVIGFASFAPLWSAYVLVPKVCTCSFHRIRGRPYTTILMGLYFVVGLGCVGIFYFLIHRKVKSAAQALVQYKLKKASLKGAHVAGTSSATPGRYQELDSGADSGVASQHSCDALPSAPTTKTPLPSTSENSGTSSVAQPVAPPKRTTTSQPKDSNTEFRRVTRMCFVVFLFFVICYIPFLLVNIFDARNQAPTVLHMIAANLTWLNSCINPVLYAAMNRPFREAYRNVVYSFTQRFHRCC; from the exons ATGTGTTCGAAGCAGAGTTTGTCAACAGCTCAG GTGCAAAGCTCCCAACCTTTCCATCAAAAGCACATCCTGGAAGCACTTCTTCCCAAGATGGCTGACAACTTCTCCTGCTACGACCCATCCATTGTTGGCTACCGCTATGTGTCTGTGAGTTGGGGCATAGTGGTCACAGTTGTGGGCACAGTTGGCAACATCTTGACCCTGCTGGCATACGCGGCGGAAACCAAGCTGCAAACACGCTTCAACTCACTCATCGTCAACCTGACGCTGGCAGACCTGTTGTACTGCACCTTCCTACAACCTTTTTCAGTGGACTCCTACCTACATCTTCACTGGCGGGCAGGCGCAGACTTCTGCCGTGTTTTTGGGATGCTGCTCTTTGTTTCCAACTCGGTCTCCATCTTGACACTCTGCCTCATTGCCATTAGCCGCTACCTGATCATCGCCAACACTGCCCTCTTTGACCGCATCTTCTCCCGCCTTGGAGTGGTGCTCATCATCCTGATGAGTTGGGTGATTGGCTTTGCCAGCTTTGCTCCCTTGTGGTCTGCCTATGTGCTGGTGCCCAAAGTCTGCACCTGTAGTTTCCATCGCATCCGCGGCAGGCCCTACACCACTATCCTCATGGGCCTCTACTTTGTGGTGGGCCTCGGCTGTGTGGGCATCTTCTACTTCCTCATCCATCGCAAAGTCAAGAGTGCTGCCCAGGCCCTGGTTCAATACAAGCTGAAGAAGGCGAGCCTGAAGGGAGCCCATGTTGCTGGAACCAGCTCAGCCACACCAGGACGGTACCAAGAACTGGATAGTGGGGCAGACAGTGGAGTTGCTTCCCAGCATTCCTGTGATGCTCTGCCCTCAGCACCCACGACAAAGACCCCTCTTCCTTCCACTTCAGAGAATAGCGGAACGTCTTCTGTTGCTCAGCCTGTGGCTCCACCTAAGAGAACTACTACAAGCCAGCCCAAGGACAGCAACACAGAATTTCGCAGGGTGACCCGCATGTGCTTTGTGGTCTTCCTTTTCTTTGTTATCTGCTACATCCCCTTCCTGCTGGTCAACATTTTTGATGCTAGGAACCAGGCTCCGACTGTCTTGCACATGATTGCTGCCAACCTCACGTGGCTCAACAGCTGCATAAACCCAGTGCTTTATGCTGCCATGAACCGTCCGTTCCGTGAGGCCTACAGGAATGTGGTCTACAGTTTCACACAGAGATTCCACAGGTGCTGCTAA